Proteins encoded by one window of Moorella humiferrea:
- a CDS encoding ABC transporter substrate-binding protein, with translation MYGFIFPEQFVHLDLAITGGFGNKQVGKIKIRTAPVDITFVDMNGHGNLATALANHLVDGFIGAEPFPTLAVQDSEAQKITSLETLPPAGRWQNHACCTVKATEAVISKHRDQVKKLEELLILATHEVNQNRDGQQKMLLPGWVELSMFISIPGPVIAFFTTS, from the coding sequence ATGTATGGGTTTATATTCCCTGAGCAATTCGTACATCTTGATCTTGCCATCACAGGTGGTTTCGGCAATAAGCAGGTCGGCAAAATAAAAATAAGGACAGCTCCCGTAGACATTACTTTTGTCGACATGAATGGTCATGGTAATCTGGCTACTGCCCTCGCGAATCATCTTGTTGATGGTTTTATAGGGGCAGAACCCTTTCCAACTTTAGCCGTCCAGGATAGTGAAGCCCAAAAAATAACCAGCCTTGAAACTCTACCACCTGCGGGGCGATGGCAGAATCATGCCTGTTGCACGGTGAAAGCAACTGAAGCTGTCATTAGCAAACATCGTGATCAGGTTAAAAAACTGGAAGAACTTTTAATTCTGGCTACCCATGAGGTAAACCAAAATCGTGACGGGCAGCAAAAGATGCTGCTGCCTGGCTGGGTGGAACTTTCCATGTTTATCTCCATCCCAGGCCCGGTTATTGCTTTCTTTACGACGAGTTAG
- a CDS encoding anaerobic ribonucleoside-triphosphate reductase activating protein, producing MPGGNQAGPPGLAGSPVFLTLQMQEKSAKSALETILRGAVPITIRGIQLTSLVDFPGEVCTTIFLGGCNFRCPWCHNADLVLRTATLPEISPGEVLNLLIRRRSWVQAVCITGGEPSLTPGLEEFIRSLKSHGFKVKLDTNGTQPEVIARLLAGDLLDYVAMDVKAPPEKYDLLTGTRANLEAVKESIALIKNSRVAYEFRTTAVPSLLLEEDFLAIGQMLAGARHYVLQQFRPARTLLNPGLQELLLYPETTLKNIAVKLQPFFARVEVRS from the coding sequence TTGCCCGGCGGGAACCAGGCAGGTCCACCAGGCCTGGCAGGGAGCCCGGTTTTCCTCACGCTGCAGATGCAGGAGAAGAGTGCCAAGAGTGCCCTGGAGACTATTTTAAGGGGGGCGGTACCCATAACCATTAGAGGCATCCAGTTAACGAGCCTGGTGGACTTCCCCGGCGAGGTCTGCACTACCATCTTTTTGGGCGGGTGCAATTTCCGCTGCCCTTGGTGCCACAATGCCGACCTGGTGCTGCGCACTGCTACTTTGCCGGAAATCAGCCCCGGCGAGGTTTTAAACCTGTTGATTCGGCGCCGCTCCTGGGTACAGGCCGTTTGTATAACTGGAGGAGAGCCAAGCCTGACGCCGGGCCTGGAGGAATTTATCCGGTCACTGAAATCCCACGGTTTCAAAGTCAAACTGGATACCAACGGCACGCAGCCGGAAGTTATAGCCAGGCTACTGGCCGGTGACCTCCTGGACTATGTGGCCATGGACGTAAAAGCGCCGCCGGAGAAGTATGACCTTTTAACCGGCACCAGGGCGAACCTGGAGGCTGTAAAGGAAAGTATTGCTCTCATTAAAAACAGCCGGGTTGCTTATGAATTTCGTACCACGGCAGTTCCCAGCCTGTTACTGGAGGAAGATTTCCTGGCCATAGGCCAAATGCTGGCTGGAGCCCGGCATTATGTTTTGCAACAATTCCGGCCCGCCAGAACCCTGCTGAACCCCGGATTGCAGGAACTCCTTCTTTACCCGGAGACAACTTTAAAAAATATTGCTGTGAAATTACAGCCTTTTTTTGCCAGGGTAGAAGTCAGGAGCTAA